The Anoplopoma fimbria isolate UVic2021 breed Golden Eagle Sablefish chromosome 20, Afim_UVic_2022, whole genome shotgun sequence genome includes a window with the following:
- the tnfaip8l2b gene encoding tumor necrosis factor, alpha-induced protein 8-like protein 2 B, whose product MDAFSSKDMALRAQKKILSSMATKSSVQMFIDDTTSEILDELYRVSKEYSGNKSEAQKVIKNLIKIAVKIGLLFKNNRFSTEELKVATEFKKKLHMGAMTAISFYEVDFTFDKAVMEELLTNCRDLLLKLVNTHLTPKSHGRINHVFNHYSDPELLTKLYEPSSAFRPNLTKICKGLNKLVEDGTI is encoded by the exons ATGGACGCCTTCAGCTCCAAGGACATGGCCTTGAGGGCGCAGAAGAAGATCCTCAGCTCCATGGCCACCAAAAGCTCCGTCCAGATGTTCATCGACGACACCACCAGCGAGATCCTAGACGAACTGTACCGCGTCTCCAAGGAGTACTCGGGTAACAAGTCGGAGGCCCAGAAGGTGATCAAGAACCTGATTAAGATCGCCGTGAAGATCGGCCTGCTGTTCAAGAACAACCGCTTCAGCACGGAGGAGCTGAAAGTGGCCACGGAGTTTAAGAAGAAGCTGCACATGGGGGCCATGACGGCCATCAGCTTCTACGAG GTGGACTTTACCTTCGACAAAGCAGTGATGGAGGAGCTCCTGACCAACTGCAGGGATCTGCTGCTGAAGCTGGTCAACACCCACCTCACCCCCAAATCCCACGGCCGCATCAACCACGTCTTCAACCATTACTCCGACCCGGAGCTCCTGACCAAGCTGTACGAGCCCAGCAGCGCCTTCAGACCCAACCTCACCAAGATCTGCAAAGGACTCAACAAACTGGTGGAGGACGGGACTATATGA
- the lysmd1 gene encoding lysM and putative peptidoglycan-binding domain-containing protein 1, whose amino-acid sequence MTSGERAPLPAGGSGLLRGSRTRSYGSLVRSPLRQRCIEHNIQPEDTLPGLALKYGVSMEQIKRANWLYTNESIFLKKSLSIPVLSDSDHCSKRVDLVGEDSEGDGSAVNGLTGSSSERKQSDGTERASDLTPVDFLKRLDGLISQSKQAAVKGCQDAERRVAAIEAACTRGTSDWWPLTRSQSVILSSRGHQQQASHVAVPLTITRLTKKLRDREDEIFQL is encoded by the exons ATGACGTCCGGGGAGAGAGCGCCTTTGCCGGCCGGGGGCAGCGGCCTGCTGCGGGGGAGCCGCACCAGGTCGTACGGGAGCCTGGTCCGGTCCCCGCTGCGACAGAGATGCATTGAACACAACATTCAGCCAGAAGACACGCTGCCAGGCCTGGCCCTGAAATATGGAGTGTCT ATGGAGCAAATCAAAAGAGCCAACTGGCTGTACACCAACGAGTCCATATTCCTGAAGAAGTCGCTGTCCATCCCTGTGCTGTCGGACTCGGACCACTGCAGTAAAAGGGTGGATTTGGTTGGAGAGGACAGTGAAGGAGACGGCTCCGCTGTAAACGGGCTCACGGGGAGCTCCTCCGAGAGGAAGCAGAGCGATGGTACAGAAAGGGCGTCGGACCTCACGCCAGTGGATTTTCTGAAAAGGCTGGATGGCTTGATCAGTCAGTCCAAGCAGGCGGCCGTCAAAGGATGCCAGGACGCAGAGAGAAG GGTTGCTGCCATAGAAGCAGCTTGCACCCGCGGGACATCGGACTGGTGGCCGTTGACGAGGTCCCAGAGTGTCATTTTATCTTCCAGAGGGCATCAGCAGCAGGCGTCACACGTGGCGGTGCCCTTAACCATCACCAGACTCACAAAGAAACTCCGAGACAGGGAGGATGAGATCTTCCAGCTGTGA
- the scnm1 gene encoding sodium channel modifier 1 — MSFKREGDDKSQLNILKRRRVADLLSSFIPEDEAALLNNGRYTCLVCSYRPVFDTVDTLTAHRNGKRHLEGLKSFYGKKARLKNERTKRHHENYVKAEDTRQEPSSSAPLLEQTRKLTHHALLKTVPYNSCHTKTSTKSEKVPPSIDSDPSSISSSKTTTQQEKACRESEVTNSLSQSTSSGSTAADEVSHPSEDIKGAEGAVTQEAEPITAQRRRELEHYLKLKSDGWLKDRSGQWVRDENVEFDSDEEEEPTTLAPLPESH; from the exons atgtctttTAAACGTGAAGGCGATGATAAGAGTCAGTTGAACATACTTAAG AGACGTCGTGTAGCAGATCTGCTGTCTAGTTTCATTCCAGAGGATGAAGCAGCTCTTCTCAACAACGGAAG ATACACTTGCCTTGTGTGCTCCTACCGGCCTGTGTTTGATACTGTCGACACGCTGACGGCCCACAGGAACGGGAAAAGGCATCTGGAGG GATTAAAATCATTCTACGGCAAGAAAGCACGACTGAAGAATGAACGGACAAAAAGGCACCATGAAAACTACGTCAAGGCAGAAGACACGAGGCAG gAACCCTCCTCTTCAGCCCCTTTACTGGAACAAACACGGAAGCTTACACATCATGCTCTATTGAAGACTGTACCATACAACAGCTGCCATACAAAAACCAG CACGAAATCTGAAAAGGTGCCGCCGAGCATCGACTCCGATCCCAGCAGCATCTCTTCCAGCAAAACGACAACCCAACAAGAAAAAGCATGTCGGGAATCTGAAGTTACAAACAGTTTATCACAAAGTACTTCTAGTGGCTCCACAGCAG CCGATGAAGTGTCACATCCATCAGAAGACATAAAAGGAGCTGAGGGAGCAGTGACACAGGAGGCGGAGCCTATAACCgcccagaggaggagagagctggAGCACTATCTCAAACTGAAAAG TGACGGCTGGCTGAAGGACCGGAGCGGCCAGTGGGTGAGAGACGAGAATGTGGAGTTTGATtcggacgaggaggaggagcctaCTACGCTCGCCCCGCTACCTGAGAGTCACTGA
- the tmod4 gene encoding tropomodulin-4 yields the protein MSDPRDIDEDAILKGLSAAELDQLENELQEMDPENAMLPAGYRQRDQTKKGPTGAFDRDALQQHLEKEALEHEDRDDLVPFTQEKKGKTFVPKKPAEIPEHEQVMLEPELEEALKNASDAEMCDIAAILGMYTLMSNKQYYDALGTTGTIANTEGINSVVKADPFKIFPDEMPNPTNVEETLERIHNNDSGLIEVNLNNIKDIPIPTLKEIFEAMKGNSHVEFLSIAATRSNDPVAYACAEMLQENTSLQSLNVESNFITSDGMMAIIKAMASNATLVELKIDNQRQKLGDSVEMEIASMLENNSSILKFGYHFTQQGPRARAAMAITRNNDMIRQQRLR from the exons ATGTCGGACCCCCGGGACATCGACGAGGATGCCATCCTCAAGGGCCTCAGCGCCGCGGAGCTGGACCAGCTGGAGAATGAGCTGCAGGAGATGGACCCCGAG AATGCCATGCTGCCTGCCGGCTACCGGCAGCGTGACCAGACGAAGAAGGGCCCAACGGGGGCGTTTGACCGCGACGCCCTGCAGCAGCACTTGGAGAAGGAAGCCCTGGAGCACGAGGACAGGGACGACCTGGTGCCCTTCACTCAGGAGAAGAAAG GAAAGACCTTCGTGCCAAAGAAACCAGCGGAGATCCCTGAACACGAGCAGGTGATGCTGGAGCCGGAGCTGGAGGAGGCTCTGAAAAATGCCAGTGACGCAGAGATGTGTGACATTGCGG CTATCCTTGGAATGTACACGCTGATGAGCAACAAGCAGTACTACGACGCTCTGGGCACCACAGGAACCATCGCCAACACAGAGGGCATCAACA GTGTAGTGAAAGCAGATCCATTCAAAATCTTCCCCGATGAGATGCCCAACCCCACCAACGTGGAGGAAACCCTGGAGAGAATCCACAACAACGACAGCGGCCTGATAGAAGTCAACCTCAACAACATCAAG GACATTCCCATCCCAACACTGAAAGAGATCTTCGAGGCGATGAAGGGAAACTCTCACGTGGAGTTTCTGAGCATCGCGGCGACACGCAGCAACGACCCCGTGGCCTAC GCATGTGCCGAGATGCTCCAGGAGAACACCAGCTTGCAGAGTCTTAACGTCGAGTCCAACTTCATCACTTCGGACGGCATGATGGCGATCATCAAAGCCATGGCCAGCAACGCCACACTGGTGGAGCTCAAGATCGACAACCAG AGGCAGAAGCTGGGAGACTCAGTTGAGATGGAGATCGCCTCCATGTTGGAGAACAACTCCAGCATCCTCAAGTTCGGCTACCACTTCACCCAGCAGGGTCCCCGCGCCAGGGCTGCCATGGCGATCACACGAAACAACGACATGA ttCGCCAGCAGAGATTAAGATGA